A single region of the Candidatus Melainabacteria bacterium genome encodes:
- a CDS encoding DUF4259 domain-containing protein: protein MRAPKTPHTTSACSILIKSQNNKAERSCKLGSWDVSSFGNDGARDWLQELLQAKGADRVFRALMAASRLSANDYLQSTECECGIAAAEIVAAGAGNPSSKLPPEAVEWVKDRNFIPGAEIVDMALRVVERVSKNSELKELWDDTDSAEEWYRIIEDLTKRLRESEVYATKLAESMQQASSTVEGTNQLCDEALALISRGDHEGAVAKYDQALKLDPNAQLAYLGKGTCYLSLGRYEKAVDSFERSLRIGKEVTQAYHLRAQAYFHLERYHECIDDLTTLIAKKPDGWDAYWIRGIAYETLGLYLKGATDFTKVIELNPNFEEAFGRRADCYEALGSFDMAAKDRERMKKMMAK, encoded by the coding sequence AAATCACAGAACAACAAAGCCGAGAGGAGTTGTAAATTGGGTTCCTGGGATGTAAGCAGCTTTGGAAACGACGGCGCCCGTGACTGGCTCCAGGAACTGCTGCAAGCCAAAGGTGCAGACCGGGTCTTCCGTGCCCTGATGGCAGCAAGCAGACTCAGCGCTAACGACTACCTGCAATCAACGGAGTGCGAATGCGGCATCGCGGCAGCAGAAATAGTGGCTGCCGGCGCTGGCAATCCATCATCAAAGCTTCCTCCTGAAGCCGTGGAATGGGTAAAAGACCGCAACTTTATTCCCGGCGCAGAGATAGTAGATATGGCATTGCGCGTTGTAGAGCGCGTCAGCAAAAACTCAGAACTGAAAGAACTCTGGGACGACACTGACTCGGCCGAAGAATGGTATCGCATCATCGAAGACTTGACAAAGAGACTGCGCGAGAGCGAGGTCTATGCGACAAAACTAGCAGAGAGTATGCAGCAAGCAAGTTCGACCGTGGAAGGCACAAACCAACTTTGCGATGAAGCGCTGGCGCTTATATCGAGAGGAGACCACGAAGGTGCCGTTGCAAAATACGATCAAGCGTTGAAACTCGATCCAAATGCTCAGCTTGCTTATTTGGGAAAAGGCACGTGCTATCTGTCTCTCGGACGCTATGAGAAAGCCGTCGACAGCTTCGAACGTTCACTGCGCATCGGAAAGGAAGTCACGCAAGCCTACCATCTGCGAGCACAAGCTTATTTCCACCTGGAGCGCTATCACGAGTGCATAGACGATCTGACCACACTCATAGCGAAGAAACCTGATGGATGGGATGCTTACTGGATTCGAGGCATAGCCTATGAAACCCTGGGACTATATTTGAAGGGCGCTACAGACTTCACAAAAGTAATTGAACTGAATCCGAATTTCGAGGAAGCGTTCGGTCGAAGGGCTGATTGCTACGAGGCTCTGGGCAGCTTCGACATGGCAGCCAAAGACCGCGAACGCATGAAAAAGATGATGGCTAAATAG